In the Alkaliphilus oremlandii OhILAs genome, one interval contains:
- the lepA gene encoding translation elongation factor 4, giving the protein MPSDRQKKIRNFSIIAHIDHGKSTLADRLIEYTGLISQREMQSQMLDNMDLERERGITIKLQTIRLVYKAKDGEEYYLNLIDTPGHVDFTYEVSRSLAACEGAVLIVDAAQGIEAQTLANVYLALEQDLEIIPVINKIDLPSARPDEIKTEIEDIIGLDASEAPLISAKEGLNIEDVLESIVKNVPSPKGDINAPLKALIFDSYYDSYKGVIAYMRVMEGQVKKGMKVKMMATNKEFEVVEVGAFSPGAIPLDSLSAGDVGYLAASIKDVRHCRVGDTITDALNPTESPLPGYRKVNPMVYCGIYPAEGEKYEDIRDALEKLQVNDAALVFEPESSAALGFGFRCGFLGLLHMEIIQERLEREFDLDLITTAPSVIYKITKTNGEELMIQNPANMPTPQEIRIMEEPIVKTTIMVPNTYVGAVMELCQDRRGEMKDMQYIDDTRVNLYYEMPLNEVIYDFFDALKSKTKGYGSLDYELLGYRASDLVKLDILINGEQIDALSFIVHESKAYSRGKGMCEKLKDEIPRHQFPIPLQAAVGNKVISRETIKALRKDVLAKCYGGDISRKKKLLEKQKEGKKRMRQVGNVEVPQKAFMSVLKLDN; this is encoded by the coding sequence ATGCCAAGCGATAGACAAAAGAAAATACGTAATTTTTCAATTATCGCCCACATAGATCACGGCAAATCTACCTTGGCGGATAGGCTGATCGAGTATACTGGCTTGATATCCCAAAGGGAAATGCAAAGTCAGATGCTGGATAATATGGACTTGGAGAGGGAACGTGGGATAACAATAAAGTTACAAACAATTCGTCTTGTATATAAAGCAAAGGACGGAGAAGAATATTATTTAAACCTGATCGATACCCCTGGTCATGTTGACTTTACATATGAAGTATCGAGGAGTTTGGCGGCCTGTGAAGGGGCTGTACTGATTGTCGATGCTGCCCAAGGAATAGAAGCTCAAACATTAGCCAATGTGTATTTAGCACTGGAGCAGGATTTAGAAATCATACCGGTAATCAACAAAATTGATTTACCAAGTGCTAGGCCGGACGAGATCAAAACAGAAATAGAAGATATTATCGGATTGGACGCCAGTGAGGCACCTTTAATATCTGCAAAAGAAGGATTGAACATTGAGGATGTATTAGAATCCATTGTAAAAAATGTGCCATCACCGAAGGGCGATATCAATGCACCATTGAAAGCTCTGATTTTTGACTCTTATTACGATAGCTATAAAGGGGTTATTGCTTATATGAGAGTTATGGAAGGTCAAGTGAAAAAAGGCATGAAGGTAAAGATGATGGCAACGAATAAGGAGTTCGAGGTTGTGGAAGTAGGCGCCTTTTCTCCAGGAGCCATACCGTTGGACTCCTTAAGTGCTGGTGATGTAGGCTATTTGGCTGCAAGTATTAAAGATGTTCGACATTGTAGGGTTGGGGATACCATTACAGATGCACTTAACCCAACAGAATCACCTTTACCAGGATACAGAAAAGTAAATCCAATGGTATATTGCGGGATTTATCCTGCGGAAGGTGAGAAATATGAGGATATCAGAGATGCCTTAGAAAAGCTTCAAGTAAATGATGCTGCCCTTGTTTTTGAACCAGAAAGCTCAGCGGCCTTAGGCTTTGGATTCCGATGTGGATTCTTAGGACTGCTTCATATGGAAATCATTCAAGAAAGACTGGAGAGAGAGTTCGATTTGGACTTGATTACAACTGCACCCAGTGTTATTTACAAAATTACGAAGACCAATGGTGAAGAACTGATGATTCAAAACCCTGCCAATATGCCGACACCACAGGAAATACGCATTATGGAAGAGCCGATTGTTAAAACCACAATTATGGTACCGAATACTTATGTGGGTGCGGTTATGGAGCTATGTCAGGATCGCCGTGGGGAAATGAAAGATATGCAATATATCGATGATACCAGAGTGAACCTTTATTATGAAATGCCATTGAATGAGGTAATCTATGATTTCTTCGATGCTCTTAAATCTAAAACGAAGGGCTATGGTTCTTTAGATTATGAGCTTTTAGGATATCGTGCATCGGATTTAGTGAAGCTGGATATTTTAATCAATGGAGAGCAGATTGATGCCCTATCCTTTATCGTCCACGAAAGCAAAGCCTACTCTAGAGGAAAAGGAATGTGCGAGAAGCTAAAGGACGAAATACCGAGACACCAGTTTCCAATACCGCTTCAGGCGGCAGTTGGCAACAAAGTTATATCTCGTGAAACCATTAAAGCCCTTAGAAAAGACGTATTGGCTAAGTGCTACGGTGGAGATATCTCAAGAAAGAAAAAGCTGCTTGAAAAACAAAAAGAAGGTAAGAAGCGTATGAGACAGGTTGGAAACGTAGAAGTTCCACAGAAAGCATTTATGTCCGTGCTAAAATTAGACAACTAA
- the hemW gene encoding radical SAM family heme chaperone HemW: MNSIALYIHIPFCEKKCHYCDFNSYSGKNHLVDGYIKALKKEMQQYGEIIKGHSVATVFFGGGTPSILTGEQMAEIMETLRRYYTLEEQAEISMEANPGTLNFHKLKAYYKSGINRLSMGLQSCQNHLLKTLGRIHSFEEYVKNLEDARKAGFTNINTDLMFSLPGQTERDWQESLEKIVSLGIPHISAYSLIVEEGTPFFSWVENKKIILPDEEVDMNMYHYTIEYLKSRGYHHYEISNYAKNGFECKHNITYWHNEHYIGLGAGAHSYFDQKRFNNFADIDKYIHLLGEGSSPVEEEILVSKNDEIAETMFLGLRMMEGISIDGFFKRFHTTPLAIYEDTLEKLRKQGLIQWDEKGIWLTSKGIDLSNVVFEKMLLD; the protein is encoded by the coding sequence ATGAACTCAATAGCGCTTTACATCCATATTCCTTTTTGCGAGAAAAAATGTCATTACTGCGATTTTAATTCCTATAGTGGAAAAAACCATCTGGTAGATGGTTATATAAAAGCACTAAAAAAAGAGATGCAGCAATATGGTGAAATTATAAAAGGCCATTCAGTTGCTACGGTTTTCTTCGGTGGTGGTACGCCTTCCATATTAACGGGGGAACAGATGGCTGAAATTATGGAAACGCTCAGAAGATATTACACCTTAGAGGAACAAGCGGAAATCTCCATGGAAGCCAACCCAGGAACTTTAAACTTTCATAAGCTTAAGGCCTATTATAAAAGTGGAATCAATCGATTAAGTATGGGATTACAGTCCTGCCAAAACCATTTACTGAAAACACTAGGAAGAATTCATAGCTTTGAAGAATATGTAAAGAATTTAGAAGATGCTAGAAAAGCGGGATTTACTAATATCAATACAGACTTGATGTTTTCATTACCAGGTCAGACAGAAAGGGACTGGCAGGAGAGCCTAGAGAAAATCGTTTCCTTGGGTATTCCTCATATATCGGCTTACAGTTTAATCGTTGAAGAAGGGACACCCTTTTTTAGTTGGGTAGAAAATAAAAAGATTATACTTCCTGATGAAGAAGTCGATATGAACATGTATCACTATACCATTGAATATTTAAAGAGCAGAGGATATCATCATTATGAAATATCCAACTATGCAAAAAATGGATTTGAATGTAAACATAATATTACCTACTGGCATAACGAGCACTATATAGGATTGGGTGCCGGTGCTCATTCCTATTTTGACCAAAAAAGATTCAATAATTTTGCTGATATAGACAAATACATTCATCTACTAGGAGAGGGTAGTTCACCCGTAGAAGAAGAAATCCTTGTTTCTAAGAACGATGAAATTGCTGAAACCATGTTTTTAGGCTTAAGGATGATGGAAGGCATTTCTATCGATGGGTTTTTTAAACGATTCCATACCACACCTTTGGCCATATATGAAGATACTTTAGAAAAATTGAGGAAGCAAGGGTTGATTCAGTGGGATGAAAAAGGAATCTGGCTGACTTCCAAAGGAATCGATCTATCCAATGTAGTTTTTGAAAAAATGCTATTGGATTAA
- the hrcA gene encoding heat-inducible transcriptional repressor HrcA → MLNERKLKILQAIIEDYIETAEPVGSRTLSKKYDLGVSPATIRNEMSDLEELGLIIQPHTSAGRIPSDKGYRLYVDQFMSLKNSAKIKNGYLELDILNKVAEIEQILQYSSKLLSQVTNYTTVAVTPHVKESKLKHIQLVPIDSINMLAIIVTDSGIVKKPVIRMNDSVSESGFQMMSNFLNDKLHGLTIKNIETSLFHILNEEIIHFSNVMDTIVPEIFKSLEESSDIDMFFNGAMNIFNFPEYNDIFKAKSFLELLEEKELLSSLITSFDSEGLRVSIGSENIYEEAKDCSLVTATYKENDTILGWLSVIGPTRMDYSGVVSVMAEVSKSINDLLKNRYNK, encoded by the coding sequence ATGTTGAATGAAAGAAAATTAAAGATACTACAGGCCATTATAGAAGATTACATTGAGACAGCAGAGCCCGTGGGTTCGAGAACACTATCGAAAAAATATGATCTTGGTGTAAGTCCAGCGACAATCAGAAATGAAATGTCTGATTTAGAGGAATTGGGACTTATTATACAGCCTCATACTTCCGCAGGCCGTATTCCGTCGGATAAAGGGTATCGACTGTACGTGGATCAATTCATGTCTTTAAAAAATAGTGCAAAGATTAAAAATGGCTATCTAGAACTGGATATCTTGAATAAGGTTGCTGAGATTGAACAAATACTACAATATAGCTCTAAGCTTTTATCTCAAGTAACAAATTATACAACGGTTGCAGTCACTCCTCATGTAAAGGAAAGTAAATTAAAACATATTCAGTTGGTTCCAATTGATTCGATCAATATGTTGGCCATAATCGTTACGGATAGTGGTATTGTAAAAAAACCAGTGATTCGAATGAATGACAGTGTCAGCGAAAGTGGCTTTCAAATGATGTCGAACTTTTTAAATGATAAGCTTCACGGTTTAACTATAAAAAACATAGAAACATCCCTATTTCATATACTAAATGAAGAAATTATCCATTTTAGTAATGTGATGGATACGATTGTTCCTGAGATATTTAAGTCTTTAGAGGAATCCAGCGACATTGATATGTTTTTTAATGGTGCAATGAACATATTCAACTTTCCAGAGTATAATGATATTTTTAAAGCGAAGTCTTTTTTAGAACTTTTAGAAGAGAAGGAATTGCTGAGTAGCTTAATTACTTCTTTTGATAGTGAAGGTCTAAGAGTTTCCATCGGTAGTGAGAATATCTATGAAGAAGCAAAGGACTGTAGCTTGGTTACAGCGACTTATAAAGAAAATGACACGATTCTAGGCTGGCTCAGTGTTATTGGACCGACTAGAATGGATTATTCCGGTGTTGTCAGTGTAATGGCAGAGGTTAGTAAATCGATTAACGATTTATTAAAAAATAGATATAATAAATAA
- the grpE gene encoding nucleotide exchange factor GrpE, with translation MKETKQEEMEVREDCESVDSNLEATVEEMESTKGTSEDLEQKLAEKTAQYEDIFSQFQRLQADFTNYKKRVEKEKGDIYLYANEKIALDLLNIIDNFERAIQSTEKTEENDSLLQGISLVYKQLLDTLTKHGVEEIEAMEKPFDMNLHYAVMQEESEGASNYVIDVLQKGYKIKDRILRPAMVKVSK, from the coding sequence TTGAAGGAAACGAAACAGGAAGAAATGGAAGTAAGAGAGGATTGCGAAAGTGTAGATAGTAATTTAGAGGCGACCGTTGAGGAAATGGAATCTACAAAAGGAACATCTGAAGACTTGGAGCAAAAATTAGCAGAGAAAACAGCGCAATATGAAGATATATTTTCTCAATTTCAAAGACTTCAAGCAGATTTTACAAACTACAAGAAACGTGTTGAAAAAGAAAAGGGCGACATTTATCTTTATGCAAATGAAAAAATTGCATTGGATTTATTGAACATAATCGACAACTTTGAGCGAGCAATACAATCTACAGAAAAAACAGAAGAGAATGATTCGCTACTACAGGGCATCAGCTTAGTGTATAAACAGTTGTTGGACACATTGACGAAACATGGCGTAGAGGAGATCGAAGCCATGGAAAAACCTTTCGATATGAATCTTCATTATGCAGTGATGCAGGAAGAATCTGAGGGAGCGTCCAATTATGTTATAGATGTGCTTCAAAAAGGTTATAAAATAAAAGATAGAATACTAAGACCAGCTATGGTTAAGGTCTCAAAATAA
- the dnaK gene encoding molecular chaperone DnaK, whose protein sequence is MGKVIGIDLGTTNSCVAVLEGGEPVVIANSEGNRTTPSVVAFGKDGERIVGEPAKRQAVVNPDKTIMSIKTQMGYDYKVNIDGKQYTPQDISAMILQKLKADAEAYLGEAVTDAVITVPAYFSDSQRQATKDAGKIAGLNVQRIINEPTAASLAYGLDKTEEQQKILVYDLGGGTFDVSILELGDGVFEVLSTSGDNHLGGDDFDKVVIDYIAEDFKKQEGVDLRQDNMSLQRLKEAAEKAKKELSSTMTTNINLPFITATSTGPKHLNMDLSRAKFEEITSHLVERTIGPVKKAMSDAGLSAGDINKVILVGGSTRIPAVQQAVKNITGQDPHKGINPDECVALGAAIQAGVLTGEVKDVLLLDVTPLSLGIETLGGVFTKLIERNTTIPTRKSQVFSTAADNQPAVDIHVLQGERQMAADNITLGRFELGGIPPAQRGVPQIEVTFDIDANGIVNVSAKDLGTGKEQKITITSSSNLNDAEIEKKIKEAEQFAEEDKKRKEKVEVRNQADSLVYQTEKTLKDLEGKVNPEDESKVKNEIEKLKKALESDNVDDMKKSIEDLNNAFQAISQAMYQQAQAQQGENSDAGAGEGTTNRDNVVDAEYEVVDDEDK, encoded by the coding sequence ATGGGTAAAGTAATAGGAATTGACTTAGGAACTACAAATTCATGTGTTGCTGTATTAGAAGGTGGAGAACCTGTTGTTATAGCAAATAGTGAAGGAAATAGAACGACACCTTCCGTTGTAGCCTTCGGTAAAGATGGAGAGAGAATTGTAGGCGAGCCTGCAAAAAGACAAGCTGTAGTAAATCCAGATAAAACAATTATGTCCATTAAGACACAAATGGGATACGATTATAAAGTAAATATTGATGGAAAGCAATATACACCGCAAGATATTTCTGCGATGATTTTACAAAAATTAAAAGCGGATGCGGAAGCATATTTAGGTGAAGCTGTAACTGACGCAGTTATTACAGTTCCAGCGTATTTCTCAGACAGCCAAAGACAAGCGACAAAAGACGCTGGTAAAATTGCAGGGCTAAATGTACAAAGAATCATCAACGAGCCAACAGCTGCATCTTTAGCTTATGGTTTAGACAAGACAGAGGAGCAACAAAAAATATTAGTATATGACTTAGGTGGCGGAACATTTGACGTATCCATCTTAGAACTTGGCGATGGCGTATTCGAAGTATTATCAACAAGTGGAGATAACCATTTAGGTGGAGACGATTTTGATAAAGTTGTAATCGACTACATTGCAGAAGATTTTAAGAAGCAGGAAGGCGTAGATTTAAGACAAGATAACATGTCTCTTCAAAGATTGAAGGAAGCGGCTGAAAAAGCTAAAAAAGAGCTTTCAAGCACTATGACGACCAATATCAACCTGCCATTTATCACAGCTACCAGTACAGGTCCAAAGCATTTGAACATGGATTTATCTAGAGCTAAATTTGAAGAAATTACATCTCATTTAGTAGAAAGAACCATAGGACCAGTAAAGAAAGCGATGAGTGATGCTGGATTATCCGCAGGGGATATCAACAAAGTAATTTTAGTCGGTGGTTCAACTAGAATACCAGCAGTACAACAAGCTGTAAAGAATATTACAGGTCAAGATCCACATAAAGGAATTAACCCAGATGAATGCGTAGCCTTAGGTGCTGCCATACAAGCAGGGGTACTTACTGGAGAGGTAAAAGACGTATTATTATTAGATGTAACACCGCTATCCTTAGGTATAGAGACATTGGGTGGTGTATTCACTAAATTAATCGAAAGAAATACGACAATTCCTACAAGAAAGAGCCAGGTTTTCTCTACAGCTGCAGATAACCAACCAGCAGTAGATATTCACGTACTTCAAGGTGAAAGACAAATGGCAGCAGATAATATTACCCTTGGACGATTTGAACTTGGAGGTATTCCACCTGCACAAAGAGGTGTTCCACAAATCGAAGTAACCTTTGATATCGATGCCAACGGTATTGTAAACGTATCTGCAAAGGATCTTGGAACAGGCAAAGAGCAAAAAATCACAATTACTTCATCTAGTAATTTAAATGATGCAGAAATTGAAAAGAAAATTAAAGAAGCAGAGCAATTTGCTGAAGAAGACAAGAAGCGTAAAGAAAAGGTTGAAGTTAGAAATCAAGCCGATTCATTAGTATATCAAACAGAGAAAACATTAAAGGATTTAGAAGGAAAAGTTAATCCTGAAGATGAATCAAAAGTAAAAAATGAAATAGAAAAGTTGAAAAAAGCACTTGAAAGTGATAATGTAGATGATATGAAAAAATCAATTGAAGATTTAAACAATGCCTTCCAAGCAATTTCACAGGCAATGTATCAACAGGCTCAAGCACAGCAAGGTGAAAATTCAGATGCTGGTGCAGGTGAAGGAACTACAAATAGAGATAATGTAGTTGATGCAGAGTACGAAGTTGTAGACGACGAAGACAAGTAA
- the dnaJ gene encoding molecular chaperone DnaJ, with product MSKRDYYEVLGINKDASDQDIKKAYRKLAMKYHPDRNPDNKEAEEKFKEANEAYEVLSSPEKRQRYDQFGHAGVNGNGAGGFEGFSGFGGGGFEDIFGDIFDMFGGGFSSSRRRSGPQKGADLQHQEVITFEEAAFGVEKEVEFYRNDSCHTCSGTGAKPGTSTRTCTKCNGTGEIRVVRRTALGQMVNVAPCDQCGGDGTMIETPCDTCKGKGKVRKLKKIKVKIPAGVDTGSVISIRGEGEPGIKGGPSGDFYVVINVKPHKLFQRDGYDVICEMPITFVQATLGDEVEVPTLEGKVKYKINEGTQSGTVFRLKSKGIVNPKGYGKGDQYVKVIVEVPTKLSEKQKEILRNFAAESGEDMHQQRKTFFEKVKDAFGV from the coding sequence ATGAGCAAGCGAGATTATTATGAAGTGTTGGGTATTAATAAGGATGCAAGCGATCAGGATATTAAAAAGGCTTACCGTAAATTAGCCATGAAGTATCATCCGGACAGAAATCCTGACAATAAGGAAGCAGAAGAAAAATTTAAAGAGGCCAATGAAGCCTATGAGGTATTGAGCTCACCAGAAAAAAGACAGAGATATGACCAATTTGGGCATGCTGGTGTCAACGGTAATGGCGCTGGCGGTTTTGAAGGCTTCAGTGGTTTCGGTGGTGGCGGCTTTGAAGACATTTTCGGTGATATTTTCGATATGTTTGGCGGTGGTTTCTCTTCTTCACGAAGAAGAAGCGGACCTCAAAAGGGAGCGGATCTTCAGCATCAGGAAGTGATTACGTTTGAAGAGGCGGCCTTCGGTGTAGAAAAAGAAGTGGAGTTTTATAGAAATGACTCTTGCCATACTTGTAGTGGAACAGGGGCAAAGCCTGGTACATCTACAAGGACTTGTACAAAATGTAATGGAACTGGTGAAATCAGGGTTGTGCGAAGAACTGCTTTAGGTCAAATGGTCAATGTAGCGCCATGTGATCAATGTGGTGGCGATGGAACCATGATAGAAACACCTTGCGATACTTGTAAAGGTAAGGGAAAAGTTAGAAAGCTGAAAAAAATCAAAGTGAAGATTCCAGCAGGTGTAGACACTGGCTCCGTCATCTCTATCAGAGGAGAAGGTGAACCTGGAATTAAGGGCGGTCCTTCTGGAGATTTTTATGTGGTGATCAATGTGAAACCTCACAAACTTTTCCAAAGGGATGGATATGATGTCATCTGTGAGATGCCCATTACCTTCGTTCAGGCGACCCTTGGAGACGAAGTGGAAGTTCCTACTTTAGAAGGAAAAGTTAAATACAAAATCAATGAAGGCACACAGAGCGGTACCGTGTTTAGATTGAAATCAAAAGGAATTGTAAATCCAAAGGGTTATGGCAAGGGAGATCAATACGTAAAAGTGATCGTAGAGGTTCCAACAAAACTTTCAGAGAAGCAAAAAGAAATATTAAGAAATTTTGCTGCTGAAAGTGGAGAAGATATGCATCAGCAAAGAAAGACATTCTTTGAAAAAGTAAAGGACGCTTTTGGTGTATAG
- the prmA gene encoding 50S ribosomal protein L11 methyltransferase has product MKWIEVTIRTTTEAVEAVANVLYDAGVSGVAIEDPNDIVFVNNDEKTWDYVDEALIDFEQGALVKGYLPESSDLVEKIEIIKNSIAALPEFGLNIGAGEVSTLEVNEEDWSTSWKQYYKPTKIGNKIVIKPTWEEYIAQEGDMVIEMDPGMAFGTGTHETTMMCVEQLEKYISKDTTVFDIGTGSGILAIVGAKLGAKKAIGVDFDPVAVTVANENVRANKVENIVEIKQGNLMDVVSEKADVVVANIIAEVIVILSEDIKSFLNKNGIFISSGIILDKIDTVKESLVKNGLEVIHVETMGEWAAIVSKVKGA; this is encoded by the coding sequence ATGAAATGGATTGAAGTGACAATCAGAACCACAACGGAAGCGGTAGAAGCTGTTGCCAATGTTCTTTACGATGCAGGTGTGTCAGGTGTTGCCATAGAGGACCCCAATGATATTGTTTTCGTAAATAACGATGAGAAAACTTGGGATTATGTAGATGAGGCTTTAATTGATTTTGAACAAGGTGCTTTGGTAAAGGGATACTTACCGGAATCATCGGATCTCGTTGAAAAAATCGAAATTATTAAGAACTCCATCGCTGCATTACCTGAATTCGGTCTAAATATTGGTGCAGGAGAGGTTAGTACGCTGGAGGTAAATGAAGAGGATTGGAGTACATCTTGGAAACAATACTATAAGCCAACGAAAATAGGGAATAAAATTGTGATTAAACCTACCTGGGAGGAATACATAGCGCAGGAAGGGGATATGGTCATAGAAATGGACCCTGGTATGGCCTTCGGTACAGGAACTCACGAAACGACAATGATGTGTGTTGAGCAGCTAGAAAAATACATTTCTAAAGATACTACGGTTTTCGATATTGGAACAGGCAGTGGCATCCTTGCAATCGTTGGAGCGAAGCTAGGCGCTAAAAAGGCAATTGGTGTTGACTTTGATCCTGTTGCAGTTACTGTTGCAAACGAAAATGTTAGAGCAAATAAAGTGGAAAACATTGTAGAAATAAAGCAAGGCAACCTAATGGATGTTGTAAGTGAAAAGGCAGATGTTGTTGTAGCGAATATCATAGCAGAAGTGATCGTGATTCTGAGTGAAGATATCAAGAGCTTCTTAAACAAAAACGGAATTTTTATATCCTCTGGAATTATTTTAGATAAAATTGATACAGTGAAAGAAAGCTTAGTGAAAAATGGATTAGAAGTTATCCACGTAGAAACCATGGGCGAATGGGCTGCAATAGTTTCTAAGGTAAAGGGAGCATAA
- a CDS encoding 16S rRNA (uracil(1498)-N(3))-methyltransferase yields the protein MHRFFVMPNQVNLTSGEIVIHDEDVKHISKVLRLKEKDIVEICDGESKEYICSIASIHKNEVVLSIEEERKSTQEASVEVVLYQGVPKGAKMDLIIQKTTELGIKEIIPVMMERTVVQFDSPKDEVKKVERWQKIAEEAAKQSKRGMIPKIHLPMSFKDAIEDSRKNALNIMPYENEENRGFKNIIKNLSKEDQASIKKIGVWIGPEGGFEESEVVKAIENGIHPVTLGPRILRTETAGFTMLSLVMYELGDLGGA from the coding sequence ATGCATCGTTTTTTTGTTATGCCAAATCAGGTGAATTTAACCAGTGGAGAAATCGTGATTCACGATGAAGACGTTAAGCATATTTCCAAGGTGTTGCGATTAAAAGAAAAGGATATTGTAGAGATTTGTGATGGAGAAAGCAAGGAGTATATCTGTAGCATAGCATCCATTCATAAAAATGAAGTGGTGCTTTCCATTGAAGAAGAACGCAAATCCACCCAAGAAGCATCCGTAGAAGTCGTTCTATATCAAGGGGTTCCAAAGGGCGCAAAAATGGACTTAATCATACAGAAAACCACAGAGCTGGGTATCAAGGAGATCATTCCCGTAATGATGGAAAGGACTGTGGTTCAATTTGATAGCCCAAAGGATGAAGTGAAGAAAGTGGAGCGATGGCAAAAGATTGCTGAAGAAGCAGCAAAACAGAGCAAAAGAGGAATGATTCCCAAAATTCATCTGCCAATGAGCTTTAAAGATGCAATTGAGGACAGCAGGAAGAATGCATTGAATATTATGCCCTATGAAAATGAAGAAAATAGGGGCTTTAAAAATATTATCAAGAATTTATCGAAAGAGGATCAAGCCTCTATTAAAAAAATAGGAGTTTGGATCGGACCAGAGGGTGGCTTTGAAGAAAGCGAAGTAGTAAAAGCCATAGAAAATGGCATACATCCCGTTACATTAGGTCCTAGAATACTTAGAACAGAGACAGCAGGATTTACAATGTTGAGTCTTGTTATGTACGAGTTGGGAGATTTAGGAGGAGCATAG
- the mtaB gene encoding tRNA (N(6)-L-threonylcarbamoyladenosine(37)-C(2))-methylthiotransferase MtaB has product MKKVAFHTLGCKVNQYETQAMGELFEKEGYEIVSDEEVADVYVINTCTVTNVGDKKSRQFIRRAKRNNEEAIIAVVGCYAQTAPKEVLAIEGVNIVIGTNERNKIVEAVENCSTEEKISLVDDIMKVKQFEEMSIVDVKDKTRAFLKIQEGCNQYCTYCIIPYARGPIRSRGPLEIVEEVETLVQKGFKEVVLTGIHVASYGKDRSDGTDLIHILKQVNGAQGLERIRLSSLEPTLFTDDFLRELSQLDKICDHFHLSLQSGCNATLKRMNRKYTAEEYKEIAGRIRKVYPEVALTTDVIVGFPGETEEEFNTTYEFIKDIGFSEIHVFKYSPRTGTPASKYKEQVDGLTKHYRSEKLIDLGEKMKNQYRGQFVGKERKVLFEAISKENKAYMEGYTDNYLKVLVPASEVVEGELTNVVLKELKEEYILGEKK; this is encoded by the coding sequence GTGAAAAAAGTAGCTTTTCATACATTAGGTTGCAAGGTAAATCAGTACGAGACACAGGCCATGGGCGAACTTTTTGAAAAAGAGGGATATGAGATTGTTTCCGATGAAGAGGTTGCAGATGTTTACGTCATCAATACTTGTACCGTAACCAATGTTGGCGATAAAAAATCGAGACAATTTATTCGTAGAGCGAAACGAAACAATGAAGAGGCCATTATTGCCGTAGTAGGTTGTTATGCTCAAACGGCTCCAAAGGAAGTGCTAGCCATTGAAGGGGTCAACATTGTGATCGGAACCAACGAGCGGAATAAAATCGTTGAAGCTGTAGAAAATTGTAGCACAGAAGAAAAAATCAGCTTAGTGGATGACATCATGAAAGTGAAGCAATTCGAAGAAATGTCCATCGTTGATGTAAAAGATAAAACAAGAGCATTTTTGAAAATACAGGAAGGGTGCAACCAGTATTGTACTTATTGCATTATTCCTTATGCAAGAGGTCCCATTCGAAGCCGAGGGCCTTTGGAAATCGTTGAGGAAGTAGAAACCTTAGTTCAAAAAGGTTTTAAAGAAGTGGTACTAACTGGGATACACGTAGCATCCTATGGAAAAGACCGATCGGATGGTACCGATCTAATCCATATATTGAAGCAAGTAAATGGTGCACAAGGATTGGAGCGAATCAGATTAAGTTCTTTAGAGCCTACTCTTTTTACCGATGATTTCTTAAGGGAACTATCTCAGCTCGATAAAATATGTGACCATTTCCATCTGTCCCTTCAAAGTGGATGCAACGCCACCTTAAAAAGGATGAACAGAAAATATACTGCTGAAGAATATAAAGAAATTGCAGGTAGAATTCGGAAGGTGTATCCAGAGGTTGCCTTGACCACCGATGTGATCGTTGGCTTCCCAGGTGAAACGGAAGAAGAATTTAATACAACCTATGAGTTCATCAAAGATATTGGGTTCAGTGAAATTCATGTATTTAAATATTCTCCTAGAACTGGTACACCGGCATCGAAATATAAGGAACAAGTTGATGGATTAACAAAACACTATCGTAGCGAAAAGCTGATTGACCTTGGAGAAAAAATGAAGAATCAGTACAGAGGTCAGTTTGTAGGCAAAGAGAGAAAAGTCTTGTTTGAAGCCATTTCTAAAGAAAACAAAGCTTATATGGAAGGCTATACAGACAATTACTTAAAGGTGCTAGTTCCAGCTTCAGAGGTTGTAGAAGGGGAATTAACAAATGTAGTACTGAAAGAATTAAAAGAAGAATATATTTTAGGGGAAAAGAAATAA